One Micromonospora sp. WMMD1120 genomic region harbors:
- a CDS encoding DUF5753 domain-containing protein, whose protein sequence is MNRAVQAAMAERGHTADSLAAQVGVDPKTAAKWASTGRIPQTRHRARVAELLGRNVDELWPDALKRRTPAWFRPWAEIEREALSLRSFQLTWIPGLLQTKAYALATLVGEALTPAEADDLAEARLSRQAVLRRERPPLLVAVLDEAILRRTLDGDRALMREQCERLAEQAALPNVSVFVVPADVGMYPGLGGPFTVAEMPDGARVAHVDSQAQAQLIDKVADVATLDRRWERIRDSALSRAQSLNLIREAAASWT, encoded by the coding sequence ATGAATCGAGCCGTACAGGCGGCGATGGCCGAGAGAGGCCACACAGCCGACAGCCTCGCTGCTCAGGTCGGCGTCGATCCGAAGACGGCGGCGAAGTGGGCGAGCACGGGACGAATTCCTCAGACGCGTCATCGCGCGCGGGTGGCCGAGCTGCTCGGTCGGAACGTCGACGAGCTGTGGCCCGACGCGCTGAAGCGGCGTACGCCCGCCTGGTTCCGCCCCTGGGCCGAGATCGAGCGCGAGGCGCTGTCACTGCGATCGTTCCAGCTCACATGGATTCCGGGGCTTCTACAGACCAAGGCGTACGCGTTGGCGACGCTGGTCGGTGAGGCGCTGACGCCGGCCGAGGCCGACGATCTCGCCGAGGCACGACTGAGTCGACAGGCCGTCCTGCGCCGGGAACGCCCGCCGCTGCTCGTCGCGGTCCTCGACGAGGCAATCCTGCGGCGCACCCTCGACGGCGACCGGGCCCTGATGCGGGAGCAGTGCGAGCGGCTGGCCGAGCAGGCCGCCCTGCCGAACGTGTCGGTCTTCGTCGTGCCCGCCGACGTCGGCATGTACCCGGGCCTCGGCGGCCCGTTCACAGTGGCCGAGATGCCGGACGGCGCGCGGGTCGCGCACGTCGACAGCCAGGCGCAGGCGCAGCTCATCGACAAGGTTGCCGACGTTGCTACGCTCGACCGACGGTGGGAACGCATCCGGGACAGCGCCCTGTCGCGGGCGCAGTCCCTCAACCTCATCAGGGAAGCGGCAGCCTCATGGACCTGA
- a CDS encoding aconitate hydratase produces the protein MKEYDVASLDTFGAKTQLRVGDASYEIFKIDKVEGHARLPYSLKILLENLLRTEDGANITADHIRQLGGWDPDADPSVEIQFTPARVLMQDFTGVPCVVDLATMREAVRDLGGDATKVNPLAPAELVIDHSVIADLFGREDAFARNVELEYERNKERYQFLRWGQTAFNEFKVVPPGTGIVHQVNIEYLARTIMERNGQAYPDTVVGTDSHTTMVNGLGVLGWGVGGIEAEAAMLGQPVSMLIPRVVGFKLSGEMPAGTTATDLVLTITEMLRKHGVVGKFVEFYGPGVSAVPLANRATIGNMSPEYGSTVAIFPIDAETVRYLELTGRDAAQVALVEAYAKEQGLWHDPAAEPVYSERLELDLGTIEPSLAGPKRPQDRVPLGSAKTLFRSALTDYVADDSDVERDLKPSVAREELPRGANGPADEASAESFPASDPPANEFSDPADEPRDLETAAAGAGGRATNPVRVTGSDGVEYELDHGAVVIAAITSCTNTSNPQVMIGAALLARNAVEKGLTRKPWVKTTLAPGSKVVMDYYERAGLTPYLDKLGFNLVGYGCTTCIGNSGPLPEEVSAAVNEHDLSVVSVLSGNRNFEGRINPDVKMNYLASPPLVVAYALAGTMDIDLANEPIGEDSEGNPVYLREIWPNSAEIQDVIAQAIGATGFSAAYADVFAGDERWQSLPTPTGDTFAWENDSTYVRKPPYFEGMRQEPSPVVDITDARVLAKLGDSVTTDHISPAGAIKVDSPAGKYLAEHGVPRHEFNSYGSRRGNHEVMIRGTFANIRLRNQLVPGVEGGFTVNHLTGEQTSIYDASMAYQEAGVPLVILAGKEYGSGSSRDWAAKGTMLLGVRAVIAESYERIHRSNLIGMGVLPLQFPVDVTAESLGLTGTETFTITGVTALNDGETPRTVHVSTDTGVEFDAVVRIDTPGEADYYRHGGILQYVLRRMIAN, from the coding sequence GTGAAGGAGTACGACGTGGCGAGCCTCGACACCTTCGGTGCGAAGACCCAGCTACGCGTCGGAGACGCGAGCTACGAGATTTTCAAGATTGACAAGGTGGAGGGCCACGCCCGGCTGCCGTACAGCCTGAAGATCCTGCTGGAGAACCTGCTGCGGACCGAGGACGGCGCGAACATCACCGCCGACCACATCCGCCAGCTCGGCGGCTGGGACCCCGACGCGGACCCGAGCGTGGAGATCCAGTTCACCCCGGCCCGGGTGCTGATGCAGGACTTCACCGGCGTGCCCTGCGTGGTCGACCTGGCCACCATGCGCGAGGCCGTCCGCGACCTGGGCGGCGACGCCACCAAGGTCAACCCCCTCGCTCCCGCCGAGCTGGTCATCGACCACTCGGTGATCGCCGACCTGTTCGGCCGCGAGGACGCGTTCGCCCGCAACGTCGAGCTGGAGTACGAGCGCAACAAGGAGCGTTACCAGTTCCTGCGCTGGGGCCAGACCGCGTTCAACGAGTTCAAGGTCGTCCCGCCGGGCACCGGCATCGTGCACCAGGTCAACATCGAGTACCTGGCCCGCACGATCATGGAACGCAACGGGCAGGCGTACCCGGACACCGTCGTCGGCACCGACTCGCACACCACCATGGTCAACGGCCTGGGTGTGCTGGGCTGGGGCGTCGGCGGCATCGAGGCCGAGGCCGCGATGCTCGGCCAGCCGGTCAGCATGCTGATCCCCCGGGTCGTCGGCTTCAAGCTCTCCGGCGAGATGCCGGCCGGCACGACCGCCACCGACCTGGTGCTGACCATCACCGAGATGCTGCGCAAGCACGGTGTGGTCGGCAAGTTCGTCGAGTTCTACGGCCCCGGCGTGAGCGCCGTGCCGCTGGCCAACCGGGCCACCATCGGCAACATGTCCCCGGAGTACGGCTCCACCGTGGCGATCTTCCCGATCGACGCCGAGACCGTCCGCTACCTGGAGCTGACCGGCCGCGACGCCGCGCAGGTCGCGCTCGTCGAGGCGTACGCCAAGGAGCAGGGCCTCTGGCACGACCCGGCCGCCGAGCCGGTCTACTCGGAGCGCCTGGAGCTGGACCTCGGCACCATCGAGCCGTCGCTCGCCGGCCCGAAGCGCCCGCAGGACCGGGTGCCGCTGGGCAGCGCGAAGACGCTGTTCCGCTCGGCGCTCACCGACTACGTCGCCGACGACTCCGACGTCGAGCGGGACCTCAAGCCGAGCGTGGCCCGCGAGGAGCTGCCGCGCGGCGCGAACGGCCCGGCCGACGAGGCCAGCGCCGAGTCGTTCCCGGCCAGCGACCCGCCGGCCAACGAGTTCAGCGACCCGGCCGACGAGCCGCGCGACCTGGAGACCGCCGCCGCCGGGGCGGGTGGCCGGGCCACCAACCCGGTCCGGGTCACCGGCAGCGACGGTGTGGAGTACGAGCTGGACCACGGCGCCGTGGTGATCGCCGCGATCACCTCCTGCACCAACACGTCCAACCCGCAGGTGATGATCGGTGCGGCGCTGCTGGCCCGCAACGCCGTCGAGAAGGGCCTGACCCGCAAGCCGTGGGTCAAGACCACCCTGGCGCCCGGCTCGAAGGTCGTCATGGACTACTACGAGCGCGCCGGCCTCACCCCGTACCTGGACAAGCTCGGCTTCAACCTGGTCGGCTACGGCTGCACCACCTGCATCGGCAACTCGGGCCCGCTGCCCGAGGAGGTGTCCGCCGCCGTCAACGAGCACGACCTGTCAGTGGTCTCGGTGCTCTCCGGCAACCGCAACTTCGAGGGCCGGATCAACCCGGACGTCAAGATGAACTACCTGGCGTCCCCGCCGCTGGTGGTCGCGTACGCCCTCGCCGGCACGATGGACATCGACCTGGCCAACGAGCCGATCGGTGAGGACAGCGAGGGCAACCCGGTCTACCTGCGCGAGATCTGGCCGAACAGCGCCGAGATCCAGGACGTCATCGCCCAGGCGATCGGCGCGACCGGGTTCAGCGCCGCGTACGCCGACGTGTTCGCCGGCGACGAGCGGTGGCAGTCGTTGCCGACCCCGACCGGTGACACCTTCGCCTGGGAGAACGACTCCACCTACGTGCGCAAGCCCCCGTACTTCGAGGGCATGCGGCAGGAGCCGAGCCCGGTCGTCGACATCACCGACGCGCGGGTGCTGGCCAAGCTGGGTGACTCGGTGACCACCGACCACATCTCGCCGGCCGGCGCGATCAAGGTCGACTCCCCCGCCGGTAAGTACCTCGCCGAGCACGGCGTGCCGCGCCACGAGTTCAACTCGTACGGCTCCCGCCGGGGCAACCACGAGGTGATGATCCGGGGCACGTTCGCCAACATCCGGCTGCGCAACCAGCTGGTGCCCGGGGTGGAGGGCGGCTTCACCGTCAACCACCTCACCGGCGAGCAGACCTCGATCTACGACGCCTCGATGGCCTACCAGGAGGCCGGCGTCCCGCTGGTCATCCTGGCCGGCAAGGAGTACGGGTCGGGCTCGTCGCGGGACTGGGCGGCCAAGGGCACGATGCTGCTGGGCGTCCGAGCGGTCATCGCCGAGTCGTACGAGCGGATCCACCGCTCCAACCTGATCGGCATGGGCGTGCTGCCGTTGCAGTTCCCGGTGGACGTCACCGCCGAGTCGCTGGGGCTCACCGGCACGGAGACGTTCACCATCACCGGCGTGACCGCGCTCAACGACGGCGAGACCCCGCGCACCGTGCACGTCAGCACGGACACCGGCGTGGAGTTCGACGCCGTGGTGCGGATCGACACCCCCGGTGAGGCGGACTACTACCGGCACGGCGGCATCCTGCAGTACGTGCTGCGCCGCATGATCGCCAACTGA
- a CDS encoding DUF397 domain-containing protein codes for MDLTGARWRKSSKSGNNGGDCVEVADNLAGVIGVRDSKDPAGPALAFDPAAWSRFLEMAKRG; via the coding sequence ATGGACCTGACCGGCGCTCGGTGGCGCAAGAGCAGCAAGAGTGGCAACAACGGCGGCGACTGTGTCGAGGTCGCCGACAACCTCGCGGGCGTCATCGGCGTACGCGACTCCAAGGACCCGGCCGGTCCGGCGCTCGCCTTCGACCCGGCGGCCTGGTCCCGATTCCTGGAGATGGCCAAGCGCGGCTGA
- a CDS encoding DUF6596 domain-containing protein — translation MSTSQRRPTHTRASAGALRPGDRSPDDPAAVAARAVAAAGVEAYPRMVATLIRVTGDWALAEDCAQEALTVALERWPADGVPANPGGWLLTVARNRAVDVLRRATVERRKLHDLAVLTPAGTGEPEAPPDVVDDRLRLVFTCCHPALALEARVALTLRTVCGVPTADIARLLLVSESTMTRRLTRARTRIAQAGIPYRVPSGPALTERLPGVLAVVYLLFTRGYVNDGEPVFAAEAVRLARLLDRLMPEQSEVAALLALVLLQHSRRDARRDAAGNLLTLDRQDRARWDRAAIAEGLAALDRVRHDGVYAWQARIAACHATAADAGATDWPTIARAYDALSNLQRSPVIALNRAVAHGYAYGPAVGLALLDAARAGGGLDGHPLAVAVQADLVARQGDRRGAAALFREAAAMVGSAVERRALLDRAAELAP, via the coding sequence GTGTCCACCTCGCAACGCCGGCCGACGCACACCCGCGCGTCGGCCGGCGCGCTCCGCCCCGGTGACCGGTCTCCCGACGACCCGGCGGCCGTGGCCGCGCGAGCCGTCGCGGCGGCCGGCGTCGAGGCGTACCCCCGGATGGTCGCGACCCTGATCCGGGTGACCGGGGACTGGGCGTTGGCCGAGGACTGCGCCCAGGAGGCGTTGACAGTGGCCCTGGAGCGGTGGCCCGCCGACGGGGTGCCGGCCAACCCGGGCGGCTGGCTGCTGACGGTGGCCCGTAACCGGGCTGTCGACGTGCTGCGCCGAGCCACCGTCGAGCGTCGCAAGCTGCACGACCTGGCGGTGCTCACGCCGGCCGGCACGGGCGAGCCGGAGGCGCCGCCGGACGTGGTGGACGACCGGCTGCGGCTCGTCTTCACCTGCTGCCACCCGGCGCTCGCGCTGGAGGCCCGGGTGGCGTTGACGCTACGCACCGTCTGCGGTGTGCCGACCGCCGACATCGCCCGTCTGCTGTTGGTCAGCGAGTCGACGATGACCCGCCGGCTGACCCGCGCCCGCACCCGCATCGCGCAGGCGGGCATCCCGTACCGGGTGCCCAGCGGACCGGCGCTGACCGAGCGGCTACCCGGCGTCCTCGCCGTGGTGTACCTGCTGTTCACCAGGGGCTACGTCAACGACGGCGAGCCGGTGTTCGCCGCCGAGGCGGTCCGGCTGGCCCGGCTGCTCGACCGGCTGATGCCCGAGCAGTCCGAGGTGGCCGCGCTGCTGGCGTTGGTGCTGTTGCAGCACTCCCGTCGGGACGCCCGCCGCGACGCCGCCGGCAACCTGCTCACCCTCGACAGGCAGGACCGGGCCCGGTGGGACCGCGCCGCCATCGCCGAGGGCCTGGCCGCCCTCGATCGGGTACGCCACGACGGGGTGTACGCGTGGCAGGCCCGCATCGCGGCGTGCCACGCCACCGCGGCCGACGCCGGGGCCACCGACTGGCCGACGATCGCGCGGGCGTACGACGCGCTGAGCAACCTCCAGCGGTCGCCGGTGATCGCGCTCAACCGGGCGGTGGCGCACGGCTACGCGTACGGGCCGGCGGTCGGGCTCGCGCTGCTCGACGCGGCGCGGGCCGGCGGCGGTCTGGACGGCCACCCGCTGGCCGTGGCGGTGCAGGCCGACCTGGTGGCCCGGCAGGGGGACCGACGTGGAGCCGCCGCGCTGTTCCGGGAGGCGGCGGCCATGGTGGGCTCGGCGGTCGAGCGCCGGGCGCTGCTGGACCGGGCGGCCGAACTCGCACCCTAG
- a CDS encoding DUF742 domain-containing protein: MTVQGESADHQWVDDHAGPVVRPYAVTRGRARPVTGTFDLISLVTATRAEVTPEVGIGPEHVAIVGLCQRIQSVAEIAAHLDLPVGTIRVLLGDLAARSLVQVREPQTTAGLPDNSIFEAVINGLRAL, encoded by the coding sequence ATGACGGTCCAGGGGGAGTCCGCAGACCACCAGTGGGTGGATGACCATGCGGGTCCGGTCGTGCGCCCGTACGCGGTGACCCGCGGTAGGGCCCGACCGGTCACCGGCACGTTCGATCTGATCTCCCTGGTCACCGCGACCCGCGCTGAGGTCACGCCGGAGGTCGGCATCGGTCCGGAGCATGTGGCGATCGTCGGGCTGTGTCAGCGCATACAGTCCGTCGCCGAGATCGCCGCCCATCTCGACCTGCCGGTGGGCACCATCCGGGTGCTCCTTGGCGACCTGGCGGCCCGCAGCCTGGTGCAGGTCCGCGAGCCGCAGACCACGGCCGGTCTTCCCGACAACAGCATCTTCGAGGCGGTAATCAATGGACTACGGGCACTCTGA
- a CDS encoding ATP/GTP-binding protein produces MDYGHSDRPAGATPLPTAIKILVAGGFGVGKTTMVGAVSETRPLRTEEVLTESGVGIDDLSGVEGKTTTTVAMDFGRITISEDLVLYLFGTPGQDRFWFVWDELALGAIGAVVLADTRRLADCFPSIDYFEGRGTPFVVAVNCFEGARKYRLDEVQAALNLDPGVPVLLCDARKRESSKEVLVTLMEHAMKTREARRRAASGD; encoded by the coding sequence ATGGACTACGGGCACTCTGACCGGCCGGCGGGAGCGACCCCACTGCCCACCGCGATCAAGATCCTGGTCGCCGGCGGCTTCGGCGTGGGCAAGACGACCATGGTCGGCGCGGTCAGCGAGACCCGGCCGCTGCGCACCGAGGAGGTGTTGACCGAATCGGGGGTCGGCATCGACGACCTGTCCGGCGTGGAGGGCAAGACCACCACCACGGTGGCCATGGACTTCGGTCGGATCACCATCAGCGAGGACCTGGTGCTGTACCTGTTCGGTACGCCGGGTCAGGACCGGTTCTGGTTCGTCTGGGACGAGCTGGCCCTCGGCGCGATCGGCGCCGTGGTGCTGGCCGACACCCGCAGGCTCGCCGACTGCTTCCCGTCGATCGACTACTTCGAGGGCCGGGGCACGCCGTTCGTGGTCGCGGTGAACTGCTTCGAGGGCGCCCGGAAGTACCGGCTCGACGAGGTGCAGGCCGCGCTGAACCTGGACCCGGGGGTGCCGGTGCTGCTCTGCGACGCCCGCAAGCGGGAGTCCAGCAAGGAGGTGCTCGTCACGTTGATGGAGCACGCCATGAAGACCCGCGAGGCGCGCCGCCGCGCCGCCAGCGGAGACTGA
- a CDS encoding nitrate- and nitrite sensing domain-containing protein: MGSRSTNLRTKVVALLVSLVALWSFTAWVTVRDGVNLLGVQTLDSKVFDPTEPLLLQLQLERRASLTYLGRPDDAQRAALAEARQRTDQLAETFTKSTESWQVGALASDTLDQRITTLIAGLENLDKTRTAVDERSIDRAGAIATFTGVIEAIYRVYDALGNLDDEQVAEDTAALISLNRARELLSQEDALLAGVLAAGRITPAERAEFTRIIGARQFVAASALVRLPTADQRRYEAMSAGATFTRLTSLETQVMQSGGTGRPAVTATEWNDTTAPALTEISEVVLAGGDGVVDRATPVAVGVVVRLALATGLGLLAVIASIIVSITTARALVRQLERLRDAAFRLANERLPGVVERLGRGDEVDVAAEAPPLEFGTDEIGQVGKAFNAVQETAIRTAVEQAELRRNVREVFLSLARRTQALVHRQLTLLDAMERREQDAEELEDLFRVDHLATRMRRNAENLIVLSGSTPGRAWRRNVPMVDVVRGAVAEVEDYTRVNVLPLGPVSLAGRAVGDVIHLLAELIENGLSFSPPHTTVEVRGQLVANGFAIEIEDRGLGMSEEDLAAANHRIVDQSELNLANATRLGLYVVSRLTERHGVRVRLKESAYGGTTAVVLIPQELVTEADVSPEDSGAFRTESALPAPSAPAADTTRPAVLAPLALATSTTTAPDTAAPVSTAVPAADDTATTSTPTDETALPTRQRTTPATATPDLPTRARRGVGQPALEAPTVPTGLPAVERARPADNGATPATVADGGPVPARAEVGRTDSGLPVRVRQANIVPELRDDPAPSEADDEDVVRPPEQVRRMMSSYQTGTRRGRTDAARLIGGAGAPAATPESSDEDPEAT, encoded by the coding sequence ATGGGTTCCCGCAGTACGAATCTGCGTACCAAGGTCGTTGCTCTTCTCGTCTCTCTCGTCGCGCTCTGGAGCTTCACGGCCTGGGTCACCGTCCGGGACGGGGTGAACCTGCTCGGCGTGCAGACCCTGGACTCGAAGGTCTTCGATCCCACCGAGCCGTTGCTGTTGCAGTTGCAGTTGGAACGCCGGGCGTCGCTGACCTACCTCGGTCGTCCCGACGACGCGCAGCGCGCCGCCCTGGCCGAGGCGCGGCAGCGGACCGACCAACTGGCGGAGACGTTCACGAAGTCCACCGAGAGCTGGCAGGTCGGCGCGCTGGCCAGCGACACGCTCGACCAGCGGATCACAACCCTCATCGCCGGTCTGGAGAACCTCGACAAGACCCGTACGGCGGTCGACGAGCGGAGCATCGACCGGGCCGGAGCCATCGCGACCTTCACCGGCGTCATCGAGGCGATCTACCGGGTGTACGACGCGCTGGGCAACCTCGACGACGAGCAGGTCGCCGAGGACACCGCGGCGCTGATCAGCCTCAACCGGGCCCGGGAGCTGCTGTCCCAGGAGGACGCGCTGCTGGCCGGTGTGCTGGCCGCCGGCCGGATCACCCCCGCCGAGCGGGCGGAGTTCACCCGGATCATCGGCGCCCGTCAGTTCGTCGCCGCCTCGGCGCTGGTCCGGCTCCCCACCGCCGACCAGCGCCGCTACGAGGCGATGTCGGCGGGCGCGACCTTCACCAGGCTGACCAGCCTGGAGACCCAGGTCATGCAGAGCGGTGGCACCGGCCGGCCCGCCGTGACCGCCACCGAGTGGAACGACACCACCGCTCCGGCGCTGACCGAGATCAGCGAGGTCGTGCTGGCCGGTGGCGACGGCGTGGTCGACCGGGCGACGCCGGTCGCCGTCGGCGTCGTCGTCCGGCTGGCGCTGGCCACCGGCCTCGGCCTGCTCGCCGTCATCGCCTCGATCATCGTCTCCATCACCACGGCCCGCGCCCTGGTCCGGCAGCTGGAGCGGCTGCGCGACGCGGCCTTCCGGCTGGCGAACGAGCGCCTGCCCGGTGTGGTCGAGCGGCTCGGTCGCGGCGACGAGGTCGACGTGGCCGCCGAGGCGCCACCCCTGGAGTTCGGCACCGACGAGATCGGCCAGGTCGGTAAGGCCTTCAACGCGGTCCAGGAGACCGCCATCCGGACCGCCGTCGAGCAGGCCGAGCTGCGCCGCAACGTACGCGAGGTCTTCCTCAGCCTGGCCCGACGCACCCAGGCCCTGGTGCACCGCCAGCTCACCCTGCTGGACGCGATGGAGCGGCGTGAACAGGACGCGGAGGAGCTGGAGGACCTGTTCCGGGTCGACCACCTGGCCACCCGGATGCGGCGTAACGCGGAGAACCTGATCGTGCTCTCCGGCTCCACCCCCGGTCGGGCCTGGCGACGCAACGTCCCCATGGTCGACGTGGTGCGCGGCGCGGTGGCCGAGGTCGAGGACTACACCCGGGTCAACGTGCTGCCGCTCGGCCCGGTCTCGCTCGCCGGCCGCGCGGTCGGTGACGTCATCCACCTGCTCGCCGAGCTGATCGAGAACGGGCTGTCGTTCTCCCCTCCGCACACCACCGTCGAGGTCCGGGGCCAACTGGTGGCCAACGGGTTCGCCATCGAGATCGAGGACCGCGGCCTCGGCATGAGCGAGGAGGACCTGGCCGCCGCGAACCACCGGATCGTCGACCAGTCCGAGCTGAACCTGGCCAACGCCACGCGCCTCGGGCTCTACGTGGTGAGCCGGCTGACCGAGCGACACGGCGTGCGGGTCCGGTTGAAGGAGTCCGCGTACGGCGGCACCACCGCTGTCGTTCTGATCCCGCAGGAGCTGGTCACCGAGGCCGACGTCTCCCCGGAGGACTCCGGCGCCTTCCGCACCGAGTCGGCCCTGCCCGCGCCATCGGCGCCCGCCGCCGACACCACACGTCCCGCAGTGCTCGCGCCCCTCGCGCTGGCCACGTCGACGACCACCGCGCCGGACACGGCGGCTCCGGTCAGCACCGCGGTACCCGCCGCCGACGACACCGCCACCACGTCGACACCGACCGACGAGACGGCGCTGCCCACCCGGCAGCGCACGACACCGGCCACCGCGACACCCGACCTGCCCACCCGGGCCCGGCGTGGCGTCGGTCAACCAGCCCTGGAGGCCCCGACGGTGCCCACCGGACTGCCCGCCGTCGAGCGCGCGCGACCCGCGGACAACGGCGCCACGCCGGCCACCGTCGCCGACGGCGGCCCGGTTCCCGCCCGAGCCGAGGTCGGGCGGACCGACTCCGGCCTGCCCGTCCGGGTCCGCCAGGCGAACATCGTCCCGGAGCTGCGGGACGACCCGGCACCGTCCGAGGCGGACGACGAGGACGTCGTACGCCCACCGGAGCAGGTGCGCCGGATGATGAGCTCCTACCAGACCGGCACCCGACGCGGTCGTACCGACGCGGCCCGGCTGATCGGCGGTGCCGGCGCTCCGGCGGCGACACCCGAGTCGAGCGATGAGGACCCAGAAGCCACCTGA
- a CDS encoding YciI family protein yields the protein MMFVCSDTEPDTDPTELPDIHKWVAENDARGRRLTGDALAPTSAATTVRVRDGALLVSEGPFAETTEVIVGFDLLDCADLDEAIEVARTHPMAREGRIELRPFADLPD from the coding sequence ATGATGTTCGTGTGCAGTGACACCGAGCCGGACACCGACCCCACCGAGCTGCCCGACATCCACAAGTGGGTGGCGGAGAACGACGCCCGGGGACGCCGCCTGACCGGCGACGCGCTCGCGCCGACCAGCGCGGCCACCACCGTCCGGGTCCGGGACGGCGCGCTGCTCGTCTCGGAGGGGCCGTTCGCGGAGACCACCGAGGTGATCGTCGGCTTCGACCTGCTCGACTGCGCCGACCTGGACGAGGCGATCGAGGTCGCGCGGACCCACCCGATGGCCCGGGAGGGCCGGATCGAGCTGCGCCCGTTCGCGGACCTGCCCGACTGA
- a CDS encoding roadblock/LC7 domain-containing protein — protein MTQKTASSADLTWLLDDLVGRVKQAEHAVALSTDGLLMASSQGLSRDDGEHLAAMAAGIQSLARGAGKRFGGGQVQQTIIEMQSSFLFVTAAGRNACLAVLASEDADVGLIAYEMAMLVTRVGKYVASPSRTEQPAGER, from the coding sequence GTGACCCAGAAGACGGCTTCGAGCGCCGACCTGACGTGGTTGCTGGATGACCTGGTAGGCCGGGTGAAGCAGGCAGAGCACGCGGTCGCGCTCTCCACCGATGGCCTGTTGATGGCCTCCTCCCAGGGGTTGAGCCGGGACGACGGCGAGCACCTCGCAGCGATGGCGGCCGGCATCCAGAGCCTGGCCCGGGGCGCGGGCAAGCGCTTCGGCGGCGGGCAGGTGCAGCAGACCATCATCGAGATGCAGTCGTCGTTCCTGTTCGTCACCGCGGCCGGTCGCAACGCCTGCCTGGCCGTCCTGGCCAGCGAGGACGCGGACGTCGGCCTCATCGCCTACGAGATGGCGATGCTGGTGACCCGCGTCGGCAAGTACGTCGCGTCCCCGTCCCGCACAGAGCAACCGGCCGGCGAGAGGTAG